The DNA region GCTCACGCCTGCTAAACGCCTCAAGTTGTCGGTGATCACACCGCGGGGGTCACACCCGTTCCCATCCCGAACACGGAAGTTAAGCCCCGCTGGGCCGATGGTACTGCACGCGAAAGTGTGTGGGAGCGTAGGTAATCGCCGGCATTAATAAAGGCCGAACTGAGAAATCAGTTCGGCCTTTTCCTTTGGGAGGCTTGCTAACGCTCGTCCGCGTTGAGTACCATTCAGCCATGGCCAGCCGTGTAGTAACGGTGTCGCGCGAGGTCATGGGCGGCACCCCCGTCTTTGCGGGGACCAGAGTGCCGGTGCAGACTTTCATCGAGCACCTAAAAGCCGGCGATTCCATCGACAGCTTTCTAGAAGGCTTCCCGTCCGTCAAGCGAGAACAGGTTCTGGCCTTGCTCGATGAGGCCAAAGAGCGCATCTTCGAGATGGTGCACTGAGTGAAGCTGCTGCTGGACGAATGCATCGACCAGCGCTTGGCCCGAGAACTCGCCGGACATGAGGTACGAACGGTTCCGCAGATGGGCTGGGCAGGCACGAAGAATGGCGAGCTGCTCCGCCTGGCGCAAGGCCGATTCGATGCCTTCGTCACCGTGGACCGGAACCTGTCATTCCAGCAGAA from Acidobacteriota bacterium includes:
- a CDS encoding DUF433 domain-containing protein — translated: MASRVVTVSREVMGGTPVFAGTRVPVQTFIEHLKAGDSIDSFLEGFPSVKREQVLALLDEAKERIFEMVH